The DNA sequence gtccgtagcagtgcctgggattcttctgtcctaagggcaggactctgcacttgtctctgttgaacctcatcaggtttcttttggcccagtcctctaatttgtcacggtccctctgtatcctgtccctaccctccagcgtatcgaccactccccccagcttagtgacATCTGCAAACTCGCTGACATAACCATTTTCATACCCATCCGTCCCTAGAGCGAGCGGCGCTCGGGTGGGATACGGGGAACTGGggtgtctgagggaattgctgGGGTGACATGTGGTTACCCCGGGGGGTGAGACCAAACTCCTCCCTGGCTGGCGGGTTTGGTTTGCCTGGGTGTGCAAAGGacacccagcctggggctgtgccTGCCCTGCTCTCAGCGATTTGtcctcagttgggtcctgccagaaccagccACATTACCCCCCTCTTACCCCTCTctgtgccccccatccccccagagcCAGGCCCAGGAGGGAGGGACGCGGAcagcggggaggggctcaggcctgCCTTGTGCTGGGGCGGGGGCGTTTAAAATGAAGCGAGGAACGGAAGCCTTGTGGTTTCCGGTCACGCTGGGCCAGACATGCTGAGCTCTGGGAAGGGCCGAGTTATGAGCCGTGGGAAAGGCGGCGTAGGACAGAGGTCGTTAGCAGGAGCAGGGGCCTGCAGCAGTGTCCGTCTGGGAGGCACCCAGAGCCCTGGCCTCTGCCCCCCCGAGTCCCAAACCAGCAACCCAGCCTCAGGCAGCTCCCTCTCTCCGGGCTTCGTCTCACTTCCCAGGCAAAGCATCACTTGGTCGCATCTCCCCCAAGCCCCAcctggtgcagcacacagggaaactgaggcacacaaaccCGTGAGACTCGCATCCCGCAGAACACGGGGTACCCCCCCCGGTCACACGGTGTCCTGCACATCTGGGACTCAGCCGATCCGCCCGGGCGCAGGGTCAGGGATGGACAGGGAATCAAGCGGGAGAATGTGGAGCTTCTGGAAAGCTTCCTGTGAACTGTCCCCGGAGGAACAACGTGGCCTTGGGGACGCGGGGCAGCGACCGTTAATACCCGGAAGCCATGGGGAGCGGGAACTGATCCCCAGTGTTGCCTGGGCCCACAcctctgagccccccacagcCTGGGCCCCCTCGCTCTGGGGCCGCGGATGTATGCACATGGCCCTTTAAATATCACTGTGATGTCATCGCCAGCATTACTGTGACGTCACGGCGGGCAGCTCCTGCCCCTGCGCCCACCCATCACCTCTCCCGCTGCTGGGGGGCAGCCAATGGCAGCGTGGCGACTGCTGCAGCTTCTCCTCCTGGGGGCCACGGGGGTCTGGGCCACAGGTGggtgccagggcaggggggacaggtgcccctccccccagtcgtaccctccccctgccccagaaagAGGCCAGGTCCGTCCCTCTGGTCAATTAGACAGggcaacccctccccctcccagtcttTGACAGCGGGTGATGTCACGGCGGCCTCTGATGTCACACATGCAGCGCTGTGATGTCATCCAGTGAATGGGAACGggggggctggagacaggagacaCAGATGTGAAGGGCTGGGAGcttggatgcctgggttctctccccagctctgggaggggagtgggggctggtgggttagagcagggggggctgggagccaggactcctgggttctctccccagctctgggaggggagtgagggctagtgggttagagcagggggcactgggagccaggactcctgggttctctccccagctctgggaggggagtgggggctggtgggtcagagcaggggggctgggagcctggatacctgggttctctccccggctctgggaggggagtgggggctggtgggtcagagcagggggggctgggagccaggactcctgggttccctcctggctctgggaggggagtgggggctggtgggtcagagcagaggggctgagagccaggactcctgggttctcagcccggctctgagaggggagtgggggctggtgggtgagagcaggggggttgggagccaggactcctgggttctctccccggctctgggaggggagtgggggctggtgggtcagagcagaggagctgagagccaggactcctgggttctctccccggctctgggaggggatgggggctggtggttagagcagggggggctgggagccaggactcctgggttctctccctggctctgggaggggaggggggcgaaTGTCTCTAATGGGGGCTCTGTCTCCCCAGGTTGTGGCTTCCGGCCGGGTTAcaacagccccagcccctcccctgcaccccgcaTCATTGGGGGGCAGAAAAGTCGCCCTGGGGAATGGCCCTGGGTTGTGAGTCTCCAGACCCAAGGGCACCACTTCTGTGGGGGGAGCGTCATACActcctggtgggtgctgagcgcAGCCCACTGCTTCCACGACACCCGGTAAggaggctgcgggtcaggagtgaggggcaccggcagggctgggctggcaggggctgcgggtcgggaatgatgggcaccggcagagcgctgGGGGGGGCAGCGCTGGGCTAGAAGGGGCTGCAGATCGGGAgtaaggggcactggcagggttgggggggctgcgggtcggaagtgaggggcactggcagcgcttgggggggcagggctgacctggcaggggctgcaggttgggagtgaggggctccaTCCCTGTGCCCGTGCCCAGGCCCCAGGACGTGATGGTGGCGGCCGGCAGCGTGACCCTGGGCATCGGCGGCGTCACCCGGCGGGTTCGGCGGATCCTGTCCCACCCCAGCTACAGCCGCAGCACCCACGACTCAgacctggccctgctgctgctgagccgccccctgccccccggccgGGGCCTCGGCCTCATCTGCCTCCCCGGGGAGCCGGACGACGAGGACGACGGGCAGTGGGGCAGTTGCTACGTGGCCGGGTGGGGCACCACGGAGTACGGTGAGTGGGGGCACCGGGCgaggggccggggggggctcGGCTTGGGGAGGCTCGACGTGGGGGtcgctctggggtgggggctggctagTTGGGGGGctgccgagtctgcagcgtcgtCTCtcgcagggcaggagcgggtgtcGGGGGCGCTGCGGGAGGCCGGGGGTGGCAGGGCCCATTGGGGGGTCTCTCCGTGGGGGTCTGGCCCGGGGGGGGTCCGGCCAGGACTGCAGCGCCGTCTCtcgcagggcaggagcgggtgtcGGGGGCGCTGCGGGAGGCTGGCGTGCGGATCGTCGACTGGCTCCGCTGCATGTGGTggatgggggccctgacccagaaCATGGTCTGCGCTGGGCACGAGGAGGGCGGACGCGATGCCTGCCAGGTGGGGACCCCCCAaggccctccccagcccctcctccacccagggCCCCGGAGGCTGAccacccccctctgccccacccagccccagggagcaggaccccccacagacccctgcACAGACCCCCATGAAGGCCCCCAAACGTCCCCTGAAACCCTCATGACCCAGACAGGGGACCCCGCGCGGCTTCGTCCTTCGTGCCCCTTCCTGGGCGGCTTCTGGTCGTTCCCGTCTCGCCCGCACCTGGCGCCCTCCTGCTGCGGTCCTGTATGCGCTGCCTCCTCCGTGTCTGTTCTTCctccgcgtctgtccttcctccctcgcttccttcctccatcgcttcctccgcgtctgtccttcctccctcgcttccttcctccatcgcttcctccgcgtctgtccttcctccctcgcttccttcCTCCATCGCTTCattcctccctcgcttccttcctccctcgcttcctccGTGTCTGTTCTTCCTCCGTCGCTCCTTCCTCCGTCACTTCCTCCACGTCgctccttcctccctcgcttccttcctccctcacttcctctgcgtctgtccttcctccttcacttcctcctccatcgcttcctccgcatctgtccttcctccctcgcttcattcctccctcgcttcctccACGTCggtccttcctccctcgcttccttcctccatcgcttcctccgcgtctgtccttcctccctcgcttcattcctccctcgcttcctccACGTCggtccttcctccctcgcttccttcctccgtcgcttcctccgcgtctgtccttcctccctcgctccttcctccctcgcttcctccgcgtctgtccttcctccgtcgctccttcctccctcgcttcctccgcgtctgtccttcctccctcgcttccttcctccatcgcttcctccgcgtctgtccttcctccctcgctgccttcctccatcgcttcctccacgtctgtccttcctccgcgtctgtccttcctctgtcgcttcctccgcgtctgtccttcctccgtCGCTTCCTCCACGTCTGTCTTTCCTCCTTCACTTCCTCCTCCATCGCTTCctccgcgtctgtccttcctccctcgctttctcctccgtcgcttcctccgcgtctgtccttcctccctcgcttccttcctccgtcgcttcctccacgtctgtccttcctccctcgcttccttcctccctcgcttcctccgcgtctgtccttcctccctcgcttccttcctccgtcgcttcctccacgtctgtccttcctccctcgcttccaTCCTCCATCGCTTCctccgcgtctgtccttcctccctcgcttccttcctccgtcgcttcctccacgtctgtccttcctccttcacttcctcctccatcgcttcctccgcgtctgtccttcctccctcgcttccttcctcctttgcttcctccgcgtctgtccttcctccgcgtctgtccttcctccctcgcttccatcctccctcgcttcctctgcgtctgtccttcctccctcgcttccttcctccctcacttcctccacgtctgtccttcctccctcgcttcatTCCTCCATCGCTTCCTCcacgtctgtccttcctccctcgcttccttcctccctcgcttcctccgcgtctgtccttcctccctcgcttcattcctccctcacttcctccacgtctgtccttcctccctcgcttcatTCCTCCATCGCTTCctccgcgtctgtccttcctccctcgcttcattcctccctcacttcctccacgtctgtccttcctccctcgcttcattcctccctcgcttcctccacgtctgtccttcctccctcgcttccaTCCTCCATCGCTTCCTCCGcatctgtccttcctccctcgcttcattcctccctcacttcctccacgtctgtccttcctccctcgcttccatcctccctcgcttcctctgcgtctgtccttcctccctcgcttccttcctccctcacttcctccacgtctgtccttcctccctcgcttcatTCCTCCATCGCTTCCTCcacgtctgtccttcctccctcgcttccttcctccctcgcttcctccgcgtctgtccttcctccctcgcttcattcctccctcgcttcctccgcgtctgtccttcctccgcgtctgtccttcctccgtcacttcctccgcgtctgtccttcctccctcgcttcattcctccctcgcttcctccgcgtctgtccttcctccctcgcttcattcctccctcgcttcctccgcgtctgtccttcctccgcgtctgtccttcctccctcgctttctcctccgtcgcttcctccgcgtctgtccttcctccctcgcttccttcCTCTGTCGCTTCCTCCacgtctgtccttcctccttcacttcctcctccatcgcttcctccgcgtctgtccttcctccctcgcttccttcctcctttgcttcctccgcgtctgtccttcctccgcgtctgtccttcctccctcgcttccatcctccctcgcttcctccgcgtctgtccttcctccctcgcttccttcctccgtcgcttcctccacgtctgtccttcctccctcgcttcatTCCTCCATCGCTTCctccgcgtctgtccttcctccctcgcttcattcctccctcgcttcctccGCGTCAGTCCTTCctccgcgtctgtccttcctccctcgcttcctcctccatcgcttcctccgcgtctgtccttcctccctcgcttccttcctccgtcgcttcctccacgtctgtccttcctccctcgcttccaTCCTCCATCGCTTCctccgcgtctgtccttcctccctcgcttccttcctccgtcgcttcctccgcgtctgtccttcctccctcgcttccttcctccctcgcttcctccgcgtctgtccttcctccctcgcttccttcctccatcgcttcctccacgtctgtccttcctccctcgcttccttcctccctcgcttcctctgcgtctgtccttcctccctcgcttccttcctccctcgcttcgtccgcgtctgtccttcctccgcgtctgtccttcctccctcgcttcctccgcgtctgtccttcctccctcgctttctcctccgtcgcttcctccgcgtctgtccttcctccctcgctttctcctccgtcgcttcctccgcgtctgtccttcctccgcgtctgtccttcctccctcgctttCTCCGCGTCTGTTCTTCCTCCCTCGCTTTCTCCTCCGTCGCTTCctccgcgtctgtccttcctccttcacttcctcctccatcgcttcctccccgtctgtccttcctccctcgcttcctccgcgtctgtccttcctccctcgctttctcctccgtcgcttcctccgcgtctgtccttcctccctctcttccttcctccatcgcttcctccgcgtctgtccttcctccttcACTTCCTCCTCCATCGCTTCCTCCGCATCTGTCCTTCCTCCATCACTCCTTCCTCCATCGCTTCCTCcacgtctgtccttcctccctcgcttccttcctccatcgcttcctccacgtctgtccttcctccctcgcttccttcctccctcgcttcctccgcgtctgtccttcctccctcgcttcattcctccctcgcttcctccgcgtctgtccttcctccgcgtctgtccttcctccgtcacttcctccgcgtctgtccttcctccgtCACTCCTTCCTCCGTCGCTTCCTCcacgtctgtccttcctccctcgcttccttcctccatcgcttcctctgcgtctgtccttcctccttcGCTTCATTCCTCCATTGCTTCCTCCGTGTCTGTCCTTCCTCCgtgtctgtccttcctccctcgctcctcctccctcgcttcctccgcgtctgtccttcctccctcgcttcattcctccctcgcttcctccacgtctgtccttcctccctcactccttcctcctttgcttcctccgcgtctgtccttcctccctcgcttccttcctccctcgcttccttcctcctttgcttcctccgcgtctgtccttcctccgcgtctgtccttcctccctcgcttccttcctccgtcgcttcctccacgtctgtccttcctccctcgcttccaTCCTCCATCGCTTCctccgcgtctgtccttcctccctcgcttccttcctccgtcgcttcctccgcgtctgtccttcctccctcgcttccttcctccgtcgcttcctccacgtctgtccttcctccctcgcttccatcctccctcgcttcctctgcgtctgtccttcctccctcgcttccttcctccctcgcttcctctgcgtctgtccttcctccctcgcttccttcctccctcgcttcgtccgcgtctgtccttcctccgcgtctgtccttcctccctcgcttccatcctccctcgcttc is a window from the Gopherus evgoodei ecotype Sinaloan lineage unplaced genomic scaffold, rGopEvg1_v1.p scaffold_51_arrow_ctg1, whole genome shotgun sequence genome containing:
- the LOC115643110 gene encoding serine protease 55-like, translating into MAAWRLLQLLLLGATGVWATGCGFRPGYNSPSPSPAPRIIGGQKSRPGEWPWVVSLQTQGHHFCGGSVIHSWWVLSAAHCFHDTRPQDVMVAAGSVTLGIGGVTRRVRRILSHPSYSRSTHDSDLALLLLSRPLPPGRGLGLICLPGEPDDEDDGQWGSCYVAGWGTTEYGQERVSGALREAGVRIVDWLRCMWWMGALTQNMVCAGHEEGGRDACQGDSGGPLQCQAPQGSSWYQVGVVSWGRGCGRRQRPGVYTRVANYRAWMDEATTAAGRPLRPQKATPIGLGSAPQKTEPEVAGGPRVCPWRPLCLAVGLALGRWLG